In Sphingopyxis sp. 113P3, one DNA window encodes the following:
- a CDS encoding CvpA family protein: MGSLTALDIVVLVLVLGGAVLGFARGLVQEVTSLLAWVLAILAVRFFHATLTGLLADYVGTPGGAAMLAFVLLFGGVFAVAKWGSRAMGQRSRASIVGGFDRGLGAGFGAVKGLALATVLFMAVTLLYDIGYGNAQRPAWMSDSRTYPALSATSAALSKVIADRRAEARTAAAQEDAPGSAP, encoded by the coding sequence ATGGGAAGTCTGACCGCGCTCGATATCGTCGTGCTTGTCCTTGTCCTTGGCGGCGCCGTGCTCGGCTTCGCGCGGGGGCTGGTGCAGGAAGTCACGTCACTGCTCGCCTGGGTCCTGGCGATCCTCGCGGTGCGCTTCTTCCATGCGACGCTGACCGGCCTTCTGGCCGATTATGTGGGCACGCCCGGCGGAGCCGCGATGCTCGCATTCGTCCTGCTTTTCGGAGGCGTGTTCGCGGTCGCCAAATGGGGCTCGCGTGCGATGGGGCAGCGCAGCCGCGCATCGATCGTCGGCGGTTTCGATCGCGGCCTCGGGGCCGGATTTGGCGCGGTGAAGGGCTTGGCGCTCGCGACCGTCCTGTTCATGGCCGTGACGCTGCTCTATGATATCGGCTATGGCAACGCACAGCGCCCCGCCTGGATGAGCGACAGCCGTACCTATCCCGCGCTGAGCGCGACGAGCGCGGCGCTGAGCAAGGTCATCGCCGACCGCCGCGCCGAGGCGCGAACGGCAGCCGCGCAAGAGGATGCGCCGGGCAGCGCGCCATGA
- a CDS encoding cation:proton antiporter domain-containing protein: MMLTVLAAGPAVTDRVAETATDTLLFEGAILLGVATLFVMIFRRLGLGAVLGYLIAGALVGPHGLGLVGGGESKLAIAELGIAFLLFLVGLELHPRRLWQLRKAIFGLGLAQVVVTGLVLTGLILATQGFSWQAALVLGLPLALSSTAQVLPSLKSSGRINSPFGEKAFSILLFQDLAIVPMITIVAALSRAPADPSAPPGGVLALYTLAAIAGLVLSGRFLVNPLLRLVGRYGERELFVVVGLLVVLASAALMHSLHLSTALGAFIAGVMLADSPYRHEIEADVEPFRLILLGLFFLAIGMILDVNVVLADPLRVVGLAAGLVATKVAVLALLVRAFGKPWKTALGLALLLSQGGEFGFLLFTQAQQALLIAPAAASLFSAVVTLSMVSTPFLMLFARNLEFEPDRDEAGLAGPEDAPRGSALVIGYGRFGQIVAQMLHAVDCSVTLIDKKPSQIELSGRYDTKVYYGDGLRLDLLRRAGADEARLIIYCIDDPSVDAEALRPVIEAFPKAKVLMRVFDRRQLMAIAGAGASGVVRELFESSIALGLMALEQLAVDPRQMEDVETALRQLDATRLAAQMDEGDLSAGSEHRFKPGGGRESASVLETLRQRRLAAKLARDEEAAHAAGPEAA; the protein is encoded by the coding sequence ATGATGCTCACGGTCCTTGCGGCGGGACCGGCGGTGACCGACCGGGTGGCCGAAACGGCAACCGATACGCTGCTTTTTGAAGGGGCGATTCTGCTGGGTGTCGCCACTCTGTTCGTGATGATCTTTCGCCGTCTCGGCCTCGGCGCCGTGCTCGGTTATCTGATTGCCGGCGCGCTTGTGGGACCCCATGGCCTCGGGTTGGTGGGGGGCGGCGAATCCAAGCTCGCCATCGCCGAGCTCGGCATCGCCTTCCTGCTCTTCCTCGTCGGGCTTGAACTTCATCCGCGGCGCCTGTGGCAGCTTCGCAAGGCGATTTTCGGGCTTGGACTGGCCCAGGTGGTCGTGACGGGGCTCGTCCTCACCGGCCTCATTCTTGCGACCCAGGGCTTCAGCTGGCAGGCCGCGCTTGTTCTGGGTCTGCCGCTTGCGCTTTCCTCGACCGCGCAGGTGCTTCCCAGCCTCAAAAGCTCCGGCCGGATCAACTCGCCCTTCGGCGAAAAGGCCTTTTCGATCCTGCTCTTTCAGGATCTCGCGATCGTTCCGATGATCACCATCGTCGCTGCACTGTCGCGCGCGCCGGCCGATCCATCGGCCCCTCCGGGGGGCGTGCTTGCGCTCTATACCCTTGCGGCAATCGCGGGGCTCGTGCTCTCGGGGCGTTTCCTCGTCAATCCGCTGCTCCGTCTCGTCGGCCGCTATGGCGAGCGCGAGCTGTTCGTGGTTGTGGGGCTGCTCGTGGTGCTCGCCAGCGCGGCGTTGATGCACAGCCTTCACCTCTCGACCGCGCTCGGGGCGTTCATCGCGGGCGTGATGCTCGCCGATTCCCCTTATCGACACGAAATAGAGGCCGACGTTGAACCCTTCCGCCTCATTCTCCTCGGTCTCTTTTTCCTCGCGATCGGGATGATTCTCGACGTGAATGTGGTCCTTGCCGATCCGCTGCGTGTCGTGGGTCTCGCGGCGGGGCTGGTCGCGACCAAAGTGGCAGTTCTTGCACTTTTGGTGCGGGCGTTCGGCAAGCCATGGAAGACGGCTCTTGGCCTTGCGCTGTTGCTCAGCCAGGGCGGCGAGTTCGGCTTTCTCCTCTTCACCCAGGCCCAGCAGGCCTTGCTGATCGCCCCGGCAGCGGCGAGCCTGTTCAGCGCTGTGGTCACGCTGTCGATGGTTTCGACGCCCTTTCTGATGCTCTTTGCCCGTAACCTCGAATTCGAGCCTGACCGCGATGAGGCGGGACTTGCTGGCCCTGAGGACGCCCCGCGCGGTTCGGCGCTCGTGATCGGCTATGGCCGCTTCGGCCAGATTGTCGCCCAGATGCTGCATGCGGTGGATTGTTCGGTGACGCTCATCGACAAGAAGCCCAGCCAGATCGAACTTTCCGGGCGCTACGACACCAAGGTCTATTATGGTGACGGGCTGCGGCTTGACCTCCTTCGCCGCGCAGGCGCCGACGAGGCGCGGCTCATCATCTATTGCATCGACGACCCGTCGGTCGATGCAGAAGCGCTGCGGCCGGTAATCGAGGCTTTCCCGAAGGCGAAAGTGCTGATGCGCGTTTTTGATCGGCGCCAGTTGATGGCGATCGCGGGCGCGGGAGCGAGCGGCGTGGTGCGCGAGCTATTCGAAAGCTCGATCGCGCTGGGGCTGATGGCGCTCGAACAGCTTGCCGTCGACCCGCGCCAGATGGAGGACGTGGAGACGGCGCTTCGCCAGCTCGATGCGACGCGGCTTGCGGCGCAGATGGACGAAGGCGACCTGTCGGCGGGCAGTGAGCACCGCTTCAAACCGGGCGGGGGGCGCGAGTCTGCAAGCGTGCTCGAAACCTTGCGACAGCGCCGGCTGGCGGCAAAATTGGCGCGCGATGAGGAAGCCGCGCACGCGGCCGGTCCGGAAGCGGCGTAG
- the fsa gene encoding fructose-6-phosphate aldolase — translation MKFFADTAEIDAIEELAATGLLDGVTTNPSLIAKSGRDFKEVTKEICAMVDGPVSAEVVALDHETMMKEAEILRKIADNVCIKVPLTIDGLKTCKALTGDGTMVNVTLCFSAAQALLAAKAGATFVSPFVGRHDDNGFDGMQLIADIRLIYDNYDFATEILVASVRHGIHVLEAAKIGADVMTAPPSVIKGLFKHVLTEKGIEGFLADWAKTGQSI, via the coding sequence ATGAAATTCTTCGCCGACACCGCCGAAATCGATGCCATCGAGGAGCTCGCCGCGACCGGCCTGCTCGACGGCGTCACCACCAATCCGTCGCTGATTGCGAAGTCCGGCCGCGATTTCAAGGAAGTGACGAAGGAAATCTGCGCCATGGTCGACGGCCCCGTCTCGGCCGAGGTCGTCGCGCTCGACCATGAAACGATGATGAAGGAGGCCGAGATCCTCCGCAAGATCGCCGACAATGTCTGCATCAAGGTGCCGCTCACGATCGACGGCCTCAAGACCTGCAAGGCGCTGACGGGCGACGGCACGATGGTCAATGTCACCCTCTGCTTCTCGGCCGCGCAGGCGCTGCTCGCGGCAAAGGCCGGCGCGACTTTCGTTTCGCCCTTCGTCGGCCGCCACGACGACAATGGGTTCGATGGGATGCAGCTGATCGCGGATATCCGGCTGATCTATGATAATTATGATTTTGCGACCGAGATTCTTGTCGCAAGCGTCCGTCACGGGATCCATGTGCTCGAAGCCGCCAAGATCGGTGCCGATGTAATGACCGCGCCGCCGTCGGTCATCAAGGGCCTGTTCAAGCATGTCCTTACGGAAAAGGGCATCGAAGGCTTTCTTGCCGACTGGGCCAAGACCGGACAGTCAATCTGA
- the acs gene encoding acetate--CoA ligase, with the protein MSDLPPSEPFVPVPSDAAANTHCSAEDYDRLYAASIADPDAFWAAEAQRIDWLTPPTKIANWSYDPVTIKWFEDGVLNLCHNALDRHVAAGRGEQTAIIFEPDAPDGETRHISYAALLADVIRFANTLKKMGVKRGDRVTIYMPMIPEGAIAMLACARIGAVHSVIFGGFSPDAIAGRIEDCASDWVICADEGLRGGRTIPLKANVDKALEKVSVKAVLVIAHTGGDVAMTEGRDHWYDALSADVGPDCPCEPMGAEDPLFILYTSGSTGKPKGVLHTVGGYSVWTASTFHYGFDYRPGEIFWCTADIGWVTGHSYVVYGPLQNGATTLMFEGIPNYPDHDRFWRVVDKHKVNILYTAPTAIRALMREGDQYVTRHDLSSIRLLGSVGEPINPEAWRWYHETVGKGRVPVIDTWWQTETGGIMITTLPGAHAMQPGSAGRPFFGIRPQLVDAEGGVLVDEQTGGAAEGNLCITHSWPGQARTLYGDHDRFVQTYFSTYKGKYFTGDGCRRDADGYWRITGRVDDVINVSGHRMGTAEVESALVLHDLVAEAAVVGFPHDIKGQGIYAYVTLNAGVEPTDEVAAALKQQVRTEIGPIATPDHIHLTPALPKTRSGKIMRRILRKIAENDFGSLGDTSTLADPSLVDGLIEGRKNR; encoded by the coding sequence ATGTCCGACCTGCCCCCCTCCGAACCCTTCGTTCCGGTGCCCTCCGATGCTGCGGCGAACACCCATTGCAGCGCCGAGGACTATGACCGGCTCTACGCGGCGAGCATAGCCGACCCCGATGCCTTCTGGGCGGCCGAGGCGCAGCGCATCGACTGGCTGACCCCGCCTACGAAGATCGCCAATTGGTCCTACGACCCGGTGACCATCAAATGGTTCGAGGACGGGGTTCTCAACCTCTGCCACAATGCTCTTGATCGCCATGTCGCAGCAGGGCGCGGCGAGCAGACAGCGATCATCTTCGAACCCGACGCACCCGACGGCGAGACGCGCCATATCAGCTATGCCGCGCTCCTCGCCGACGTGATCCGCTTTGCCAACACGCTGAAGAAAATGGGCGTCAAGCGGGGCGACCGCGTCACCATCTACATGCCGATGATCCCCGAAGGTGCGATTGCAATGCTTGCCTGCGCGCGCATCGGCGCGGTGCACAGCGTGATCTTCGGAGGCTTTTCGCCCGACGCGATCGCGGGGCGCATCGAGGATTGCGCGAGCGACTGGGTTATTTGCGCCGACGAAGGACTGCGCGGAGGCCGCACCATCCCCTTGAAGGCCAATGTCGACAAGGCGCTGGAGAAGGTGTCGGTGAAAGCGGTGCTCGTGATCGCGCACACCGGCGGCGACGTCGCGATGACCGAGGGCCGCGATCATTGGTACGACGCGCTGTCGGCGGATGTTGGCCCCGACTGCCCTTGCGAGCCGATGGGCGCCGAGGACCCGCTGTTCATCCTCTACACCTCGGGCTCGACGGGCAAGCCCAAGGGCGTTCTCCACACGGTTGGCGGCTATTCGGTGTGGACTGCCTCAACCTTTCATTATGGCTTCGATTACCGGCCGGGGGAGATCTTCTGGTGCACCGCCGACATCGGCTGGGTCACCGGGCACAGCTATGTCGTCTATGGGCCTTTGCAGAATGGCGCGACGACGCTGATGTTCGAAGGTATCCCCAACTATCCCGACCACGACCGTTTCTGGCGCGTCGTCGACAAGCACAAGGTCAATATTCTCTATACCGCGCCCACCGCGATCCGCGCACTGATGCGCGAGGGCGATCAATATGTGACGCGCCATGACCTCTCCTCGATCCGCTTGCTCGGCAGCGTCGGCGAGCCGATCAATCCGGAGGCCTGGCGCTGGTATCACGAGACCGTTGGAAAGGGCCGCGTTCCTGTCATCGACACCTGGTGGCAGACCGAGACCGGCGGGATCATGATCACAACCCTTCCAGGCGCGCACGCGATGCAGCCCGGAAGCGCGGGACGCCCCTTCTTCGGCATTCGCCCGCAGCTCGTCGATGCCGAAGGCGGCGTTCTGGTCGACGAACAGACGGGCGGCGCGGCCGAAGGCAATCTGTGCATCACGCACAGCTGGCCGGGGCAGGCGCGCACCCTCTATGGCGACCACGACCGCTTCGTTCAGACCTATTTTTCGACCTACAAGGGCAAATATTTCACCGGTGATGGCTGTCGCCGCGACGCCGACGGCTATTGGCGGATCACGGGACGGGTCGATGATGTCATCAATGTCTCAGGCCACCGCATGGGGACCGCCGAGGTCGAAAGCGCGCTCGTCCTCCACGATCTCGTCGCGGAAGCGGCGGTCGTGGGCTTCCCCCACGACATCAAGGGCCAGGGCATCTATGCCTATGTGACCCTCAATGCCGGGGTCGAGCCGACCGACGAGGTTGCCGCGGCGCTGAAGCAGCAGGTCCGCACCGAGATCGGACCGATCGCCACTCCAGACCATATCCACCTGACCCCGGCGCTGCCCAAGACGCGGTCGGGCAAGATCATGCGCCGCATCCTGCGCAAGATCGCCGAAAATGACTTCGGCTCGCTTGGGGACACATCGACGCTCGCCGATCCAAGCCTCGTCGACGGTCTGATCGAGGGACGCAAGAACCGCTGA
- the amaB gene encoding L-piperidine-6-carboxylate dehydrogenase: MSAIGEEVGGLLDTLGVERAQWREGSMPVITPLTGEEIARVRVCSGGDIDAALGAANAAFRAWREVPPPRRGELVRLFGEELRAARERLSRLVTIEAGKIASEGAGEVQEMIDICDFAVGLSRQLYGLTIATERPGHRMMEVWHPLGVVGVISAFNFPVAVWAWNAALALVCGNSVVWKPSEKTPLTALAVQAIFARAAARFGEAPAGLCGLLVGGREAGEALVGDARVALVSATGSTRMGRAVAPRLAQRFARAILELGGNNGVIVAPSADLDLALRGVAFGAMGTAGQRCTTTRRLFVHDSIYERFVARLKAAYDSVAVGNPLEGDVLVGPLIDRAAYEAMAGALAAARAKGGIVHGGDRVGEGASYYVRPALVEMPGQVGPVCEETFAPILYVMRYDDLDAAIRLHNGVAAGLSSAIFTTDLREAERFLAASDCGIANVNLGTSGAEIGGAFGGEKETGGGRESGSDSWKAYMRRATNTVNYSDALPLAQGVSFDI, translated from the coding sequence ATGAGCGCGATCGGCGAGGAGGTGGGCGGGCTGCTCGACACGCTGGGGGTCGAGCGGGCGCAATGGCGCGAGGGCTCGATGCCCGTCATCACCCCTTTGACGGGCGAGGAGATCGCGAGGGTGCGGGTCTGCAGCGGCGGCGATATCGACGCGGCGCTAGGCGCAGCCAATGCGGCCTTTCGCGCATGGCGCGAGGTTCCACCGCCGCGCCGCGGCGAGCTGGTGCGCCTGTTCGGCGAGGAGTTGCGCGCGGCAAGGGAGCGTCTTTCGCGGCTGGTGACGATCGAGGCGGGCAAGATCGCTTCCGAAGGCGCGGGCGAAGTGCAGGAAATGATCGATATCTGCGACTTCGCGGTCGGCCTCTCACGCCAGCTTTACGGCCTCACCATCGCAACCGAGCGGCCGGGACACCGGATGATGGAGGTCTGGCATCCGCTCGGCGTCGTCGGGGTCATCTCGGCGTTCAACTTTCCCGTTGCGGTCTGGGCCTGGAATGCGGCGCTCGCGCTCGTTTGCGGCAACAGCGTCGTGTGGAAGCCGTCGGAAAAGACGCCGCTGACCGCGCTCGCGGTGCAGGCCATATTCGCGCGCGCGGCCGCGCGCTTCGGCGAAGCGCCCGCGGGTCTGTGCGGCCTCCTGGTGGGTGGGCGCGAGGCGGGTGAGGCGCTCGTCGGCGATGCGCGCGTCGCGCTCGTGTCGGCGACGGGATCGACGCGCATGGGCCGCGCGGTCGCACCGAGGCTTGCCCAGCGTTTCGCGCGCGCGATCCTCGAACTCGGCGGCAATAATGGCGTGATCGTCGCTCCATCGGCCGATCTCGATCTTGCGCTGCGGGGCGTCGCGTTCGGAGCGATGGGGACAGCAGGACAGCGCTGCACGACGACGCGGCGCCTTTTTGTCCACGATAGCATTTATGAGCGCTTCGTCGCGCGGCTGAAGGCTGCCTATGATAGCGTCGCTGTTGGCAATCCGCTCGAGGGCGACGTGCTCGTCGGGCCGCTGATCGACCGCGCGGCCTATGAGGCGATGGCCGGGGCGCTTGCGGCCGCGCGCGCTAAAGGCGGGATCGTCCATGGCGGCGACCGTGTCGGCGAGGGCGCAAGCTATTATGTGCGGCCCGCGCTTGTCGAAATGCCCGGACAGGTGGGACCGGTTTGTGAGGAAACCTTCGCCCCGATCCTTTACGTGATGCGGTACGACGATCTCGATGCGGCGATCCGGCTGCACAATGGGGTCGCAGCGGGCCTCTCATCGGCGATCTTCACCACCGACCTGCGCGAGGCCGAGCGGTTCCTGGCGGCGAGTGATTGCGGCATCGCCAACGTCAATCTGGGGACGAGCGGCGCCGAAATAGGGGGAGCTTTCGGCGGCGAGAAGGAAACCGGCGGCGGGCGCGAAAGCGGCTCGGACAGCTGGAAGGCCTATATGCGGCGCGCGACGAACACGGTCAATTATTCAGACGCGCTGCCGCTTGCCCAGGGGGTGTCATTCGACATCTAG
- a CDS encoding enoyl-CoA hydratase-related protein — MTDAAAPAVLTERQGHILIITINRPEARNAVNADVHIGIGTALEEAERDPEIRAVIITGAGDKAFCAGADLVALSRGGQLAPDNEAQQAWGFGGFAAHPISKPIIGAVNGFAFGGGCELALMCDIVIAAENAQFGLPEVKVGLFAAAGGAFRIVKQLPQKLAMEHLLTGDPFDAATALRYGFANRVVPLADLMPTAIAMAQKIAGNAPLSVQASKRVALRIIDGEIAGDDAHWNDNRRERQKLMASEDAREGPRAFAEKRKPVWKAR; from the coding sequence ATGACCGACGCCGCTGCGCCTGCCGTCCTCACCGAGCGCCAGGGTCATATCCTGATCATCACGATCAACCGGCCCGAGGCCCGCAACGCGGTCAACGCCGATGTCCATATCGGCATCGGCACCGCTCTCGAGGAAGCCGAGCGCGACCCCGAAATTCGCGCCGTCATTATCACGGGCGCGGGGGACAAGGCCTTCTGCGCTGGCGCCGACCTTGTCGCGCTCTCGCGCGGCGGGCAGCTCGCACCCGATAACGAAGCGCAGCAAGCGTGGGGCTTTGGCGGCTTTGCAGCCCACCCGATTTCGAAGCCGATCATCGGTGCAGTGAATGGGTTTGCCTTTGGCGGTGGGTGCGAACTCGCGCTGATGTGTGACATCGTGATCGCAGCTGAAAATGCCCAGTTCGGCCTTCCAGAAGTCAAGGTCGGTCTGTTCGCCGCCGCGGGCGGAGCGTTTCGCATCGTCAAGCAATTGCCGCAGAAGCTCGCGATGGAACATCTGCTGACCGGCGACCCCTTCGATGCGGCGACCGCCCTTCGCTACGGTTTTGCCAACCGCGTCGTCCCACTCGCCGATCTGATGCCGACGGCGATCGCGATGGCCCAAAAGATCGCGGGCAACGCGCCGCTTTCGGTGCAGGCCTCCAAACGCGTGGCGCTGCGCATCATCGACGGCGAGATCGCAGGCGATGACGCGCATTGGAACGACAATCGGCGCGAGCGCCAAAAGCTGATGGCAAGCGAGGACGCGCGCGAGGGACCGCGTGCATTCGCCGAAAAGCGCAAGCCCGTGTGGAAAGCCCGCTGA
- the radA gene encoding DNA repair protein RadA, which translates to MAKAKRQYVCQNCGAVSYRWQGQCADCGEWNTLVEEAAESVFSAKHDLTKGGRALALETLNAHSPMPERMLCGIAEFDRALGGGFVAGSATLIGGDPGIGKSTLLLQAAGRLARAGRTVVYISGEEAAAQVRLRAQRLGLGDAPVALASATSVRDILATLDRQTADFVVIDSIQTMHSDLIDSAPGTVSQVRASAQELIRYAKDSGAAIVLVGHVTKDGTIAGPRVLEHMVDTVLSFEGERSHLYRILRAVKNRFGGTDEIGVFAMGEEGLGEVANPSSLFLTDRSRDVPGSVVFPALEGTRPVLVEVQALTVRLASGATPRRAVVGWDSGRLAMVLAVLEARCGLQMGSAEVYLNIAGGYRLTDPAADLAVAAALISAFSDRPVPADAIVFGELSLSGEVRPVAHDALRLREAAKLGFSRGWGPEGMKGVGGISVTGFARLGELVDLMLGRD; encoded by the coding sequence ATGGCCAAAGCGAAACGCCAATATGTCTGTCAGAATTGCGGTGCGGTGTCGTACCGCTGGCAGGGGCAATGCGCGGATTGCGGGGAATGGAACACGCTTGTCGAGGAGGCGGCCGAATCCGTCTTTTCAGCAAAGCATGACCTCACCAAAGGCGGGCGCGCGCTAGCGCTCGAAACGTTGAATGCGCACAGCCCCATGCCCGAACGGATGCTCTGCGGAATTGCCGAGTTCGACCGTGCGCTAGGGGGCGGTTTCGTTGCCGGGTCGGCGACCTTGATCGGGGGCGATCCCGGGATCGGCAAGTCGACGCTGCTGCTCCAGGCAGCGGGCAGGCTCGCGCGGGCCGGCCGAACGGTCGTCTATATCAGCGGCGAGGAGGCTGCAGCGCAGGTCCGGCTTCGCGCGCAGCGGCTGGGGCTCGGCGATGCCCCGGTCGCGCTTGCAAGCGCGACCTCGGTGCGCGACATTCTCGCAACGCTCGACCGGCAGACGGCCGATTTCGTCGTCATCGATTCGATCCAGACGATGCACAGCGACCTCATCGACAGCGCGCCGGGGACGGTGAGCCAGGTACGCGCAAGCGCGCAGGAGCTGATCCGTTACGCCAAAGACAGCGGGGCAGCGATCGTGCTCGTCGGGCACGTGACGAAGGATGGCACGATCGCCGGGCCGCGCGTGCTTGAACATATGGTCGACACGGTGCTGTCCTTCGAAGGGGAGCGCAGCCACCTTTATCGCATCCTTCGTGCGGTGAAGAACCGCTTCGGCGGTACGGACGAGATCGGTGTATTCGCAATGGGCGAAGAGGGCCTCGGCGAAGTCGCCAACCCCTCGAGCCTTTTCCTCACCGATCGCAGCCGCGATGTCCCGGGGTCGGTGGTCTTCCCCGCGCTCGAGGGGACACGGCCGGTCCTCGTTGAGGTGCAGGCGCTCACCGTGCGGCTCGCGAGCGGTGCAACGCCCCGCCGCGCGGTCGTCGGATGGGACAGCGGGCGGCTTGCGATGGTGCTCGCGGTGCTCGAGGCGCGCTGCGGGCTTCAGATGGGGAGCGCGGAAGTCTATCTCAACATTGCGGGCGGCTACCGCCTGACCGATCCGGCGGCGGACCTTGCTGTCGCGGCCGCGCTGATCTCGGCCTTCAGCGACCGGCCGGTGCCTGCCGATGCGATCGTCTTCGGCGAGCTATCGCTCTCGGGCGAGGTGCGCCCCGTTGCGCACGACGCCCTCCGGCTGCGTGAGGCGGCAAAGCTCGGTTTTTCGCGCGGCTGGGGGCCTGAGGGGATGAAAGGCGTCGGCGGGATTTCGGTGACGGGTTTTGCGCGTCTCGGCGAACTCGTTGACCTGATGCTCGGGCGCGACTAG
- a CDS encoding acetyl-CoA acetyltransferase, which yields MSMRDPERIPVIIGVGQINDRPEDPDQGLDSLGLMVAALKLAAEDAGIPLPDIDSLAIVDQISFHHLGKLCEPLAAAVGANPAINYQSAAPHGDTPVRLLNEAANRIGGGEVKLAAIVGGEALRTAAGRAAKAASGEDKSYNAVRQVATRREPNYAQKHGLSAPVDVYPLYENATRAAWGESLAKAQAESAEIWSRFSQVAAANEGAWIRKAASPADILEVNERNRPIAFPYSKLMVANSSVNQGAAFLVASLAEARRRGIAEERLIYVGMGAAAKEPASILARDRYDHSVSMETSISRTLALNGMTVQDLDCVELYSCFPCVPKMARRILGWPWDRPASVFGGLTFGGGPIANYMSHAIVSMVKKLRGEGRYGFLFANGGFATDNHCIILGNEPIAAASFPQDFDYQDEAEAKRGPVPELIEDYAGPATIESYTVFYSRDGAPRAGVVVARTPEGARTLAHVDASDAGMLAFLTDGSEEPVGTSGQIVALEDGFGWRA from the coding sequence ATGAGCATGCGCGATCCCGAGCGCATTCCGGTCATCATCGGCGTCGGCCAGATCAACGACCGGCCCGAGGACCCCGATCAGGGGTTGGACTCGCTGGGATTGATGGTCGCAGCGCTGAAGCTTGCGGCGGAAGATGCCGGGATTCCGCTCCCCGATATCGACAGCCTCGCCATCGTCGACCAGATCAGCTTCCACCATCTCGGCAAGCTCTGCGAGCCGCTCGCCGCTGCAGTCGGGGCAAATCCCGCGATCAACTATCAATCCGCTGCGCCGCACGGCGATACGCCAGTGCGTCTGCTCAACGAAGCGGCAAATCGCATTGGCGGGGGCGAAGTCAAATTGGCCGCCATCGTGGGCGGCGAAGCGCTGCGCACCGCCGCGGGCCGCGCCGCAAAGGCCGCGAGCGGCGAAGACAAGAGCTACAATGCCGTTCGCCAGGTCGCGACCCGCCGCGAGCCCAATTATGCGCAGAAACACGGACTTTCAGCGCCGGTCGACGTCTATCCGCTCTACGAGAATGCGACCCGCGCGGCCTGGGGCGAAAGCCTCGCCAAGGCACAGGCCGAGAGCGCCGAAATCTGGTCGCGCTTTTCCCAGGTGGCAGCTGCAAACGAGGGCGCATGGATTCGCAAAGCTGCGTCTCCCGCCGACATCCTGGAGGTCAACGAGCGCAATCGCCCCATCGCCTTTCCCTATTCAAAGCTCATGGTCGCGAACAGTTCGGTGAACCAGGGCGCCGCCTTTCTCGTCGCGAGCCTCGCTGAAGCGCGCCGCCGCGGCATCGCCGAGGAGCGCCTCATCTATGTCGGCATGGGCGCCGCGGCAAAGGAGCCCGCGAGCATCCTCGCGCGCGATCGCTATGACCATAGCGTCAGCATGGAAACCTCGATCAGCCGGACGCTCGCGCTCAACGGCATGACCGTCCAGGATCTCGACTGCGTCGAACTCTATAGCTGCTTTCCCTGCGTCCCGAAGATGGCGCGCCGGATCCTCGGCTGGCCATGGGATCGCCCCGCAAGCGTATTTGGGGGGCTCACCTTTGGCGGCGGGCCGATCGCCAATTACATGAGCCATGCGATCGTCTCGATGGTCAAGAAGCTGCGCGGGGAAGGCCGCTATGGATTCCTTTTCGCCAATGGCGGCTTTGCCACCGATAATCATTGCATCATACTGGGCAACGAGCCGATCGCCGCGGCAAGCTTTCCCCAGGACTTCGACTATCAGGACGAAGCCGAAGCCAAGCGCGGCCCGGTGCCCGAATTGATCGAGGACTATGCGGGCCCAGCAACGATCGAAAGCTATACCGTCTTCTATTCGCGCGATGGTGCGCCAAGGGCAGGCGTCGTCGTGGCCCGGACTCCCGAAGGCGCCCGTACGCTTGCGCATGTCGATGCCAGCGACGCCGGAATGCTGGCGTTTCTGACCGACGGGAGTGAGGAGCCGGTAGGCACGAGCGGCCAGATCGTTGCCCTCGAGGACGGGTTCGGCTGGCGCGCTTGA
- a CDS encoding iron-sulfur cluster assembly scaffold protein, with protein sequence MSAPLYNRDILALAVATADYPLPARPRRRASLRAPLCGSRIIVDLDADKEGRITAVGLHVEACALGQASAALLARHAPGRSLSEIRDARDAITRWFAGEGDAPGWPGFDLLAPARDYPARHGAILLPFDAAVAAFEGAELGA encoded by the coding sequence ATGAGCGCTCCTCTCTATAATCGCGATATCCTGGCGCTTGCGGTGGCGACCGCGGATTATCCGCTGCCTGCGAGGCCCCGCCGCCGCGCCTCGCTGCGCGCGCCGCTCTGCGGCAGCCGGATCATCGTCGACCTCGATGCGGACAAGGAGGGGAGGATAACTGCCGTCGGCCTCCATGTCGAGGCGTGCGCCCTCGGGCAGGCCTCCGCGGCGCTACTCGCGCGGCATGCACCGGGGCGGAGCCTTTCCGAGATCCGGGACGCGCGCGACGCGATCACACGATGGTTCGCGGGCGAGGGCGATGCGCCCGGCTGGCCGGGTTTCGACCTTCTCGCGCCTGCTCGCGATTATCCAGCGCGGCACGGCGCCATTCTGCTCCCCTTCGACGCCGCAGTCGCGGCGTTTGAAGGAGCGGAACTCGGCGCATGA